The genomic stretch CTCTCACACTCGCATCGGCGGCGATCTGGACCAGCACCCGGTCCGCGCCCTCACCGAGGACCGCGACGGCGTCGTGTGGGTCGGCACGGAGGGCGCCGGGCTCTACCGCATCGGCGCCGACGGCGAGCTCCGGCAGGCGACGAGCAGTCCCGGCGACGGCGACTACGCGATCACCTCCTTGCTGGAGACTGGCGACGGCCAGTTCTGGGTGGGCACCCTCGCCGACGGGCTCCTGCGCCTCGACCGCGCCTCCGGCGACCTGCTCGCGATCGACCGGGCGGACGGCCTGCCCAGCAATCAGGTCCGGGCCCTCGCTGAGGACGCCGACGGACGCCTCTGGGTGGCCGCGGAGAGCGGCGTCTGCCGCGTCGACGACGCAGCCGAGCGAGGCCTCGTCACCTGCCTTCCGGTGGACCCCTCCGACCCGGACGCGCTCGCGACCCGCGACGTGCTCTCGCTCCACGCGCAGGCCAACGGCACCCTCTGGATCGGCACGGCCGACGGGCTCTACGCGCTCGACACGCGGGAGGCCTCCGGGAGACTCACCCGCTACACGGTCGACACCTCCGACCTGCCGGACAACGCCGTCCACGCCATCGTCGAGGACGCCGACGGCTTCCTCTGGCTCAGCACGGGCGACGGCCTGACGCGCTTCGAGCCGCTCACGGAGACGTTCTTCCGGCGCCTCAGTGGCCAGGACGCCGAGCGTTCGCTCAACAGTGCCGCCACCCGCGCGCCCGACGGCCAGCTCCTCTTCGGCAGCACGCGCGGCCTGCTCGCGTTCTACCCGCAAACCCTCGAAGCGCGCAACGCCAACCCGCCCCAGGTGGTGCTGACGGGCGTCGAGGTGGACGGCCAGCCGGTGGCCCCCTCCCCGGAGGGCGTGCTGACGATCGCCGCGCCGCTGGCGGAGGAGGTCTCGCTGGGACCGGACCAGGGCTACCTCACGCTCCAGTACGCGGGCCTCCACTTCTCCGCCCCGTCCCAGAACACCTACCGCTACCGGCTGATCGGGCTTTCGGACGAGTGGCGCGAGGTGGGCACGACGCGCGAAGCCACGTTCAGCGCACTGCCACCGGGGAACTACACCTTCGAGGTGGAGGCGGCCAACGCCGATGGGGTCGGCTTCGGGGAGGGCATGGCGACCGTGAAGGTCGTCGTCCACCCGCCGTGGTGGCGGACGTGGTGGGCCCTGCTCGGGTTCGCCGCGCTGGCCGTGTTCGGGCTCGTCCGCGCCGACCGCTGGCAACGGGCGCGGCTGGTCCGCCAGGAGCGTGAGCGGGCCGACCGCCGCGAGGCAGAGCTCCGTGCCGAGACTGCCGAGGCGGAGCAGCGCAAAGCCACCGCCGAGGCGCTGGCTCTCAAGGCGGAGAACGACCGCAAGGCGGCCGAGCTCGAACAGGCCCGCGAGGTGGAAGCCGCTAACACCAAGCTGGCCGCGGCCAACACGCGCCTCGAAACGTCGCTCCGCGACCTGAAGGCGACCCAGGCCCAGCTCGTCCAGTCCGAGAAGCTGGCCTCGCTCGGGCAGCTCACCGCGGGCATCGCCCACGAGATCAAGAACCCGCTCAACTTCGTCAACAACTTCGCCGACCTCTCGGTGGAGCTGGCGCAGGAGCTCCGCGACGAGATGGCCGAGACGCCCGAGCGGCCCGTCGGCGAGGTGCTGGGCGAGGTGGGCGACCTGCTCGACGACCTCCAGGACAACTGCCGCCGGATCCGCGAGCACGGCCAGCGGGCCGACCGGATCGTCCGCTCGATGCTGCTCCACAGCCGCGGCGGCGCCTCCGAACGCGGACGCGTGGACCTGCCGCGGTTCATCGACGAGTACGCGAACCTCGCTTTCCACGGCGCCCGCGCCAACGACTCGGACTTCCAGGTCGAGATCGTCCGCGACTTCGCCGAGGACACCGGCGAGGTCGAGGTGGTGCCGCAGGAGTTCGGCCGCGTCCTGATCAACCTGCTCACGAACGCCTTCCACGCCGTCCAGGAGCGGTCCCACGCGGGCGCCGACGGCTATGCGCCCACCGTCACCGTCCGCACGCGGCGTACGGGCGATGAGGTGACGATCGAGGTGCAGGACAACGGGACGGGCATCCCCGAGGCGGTCAAGGCGCAGATCTTCGAGCCGTTCTTCACCACCAAGCCCACCGGCGAGGGGACCGGCCTCGGCCTGTCGCTGGCCCACGACATCGTCACGGGCGTCCACGGCGGCCACATGGCGGTCGAGAGCACCGAGGGCGAGGGCACCACCTTCCGGATCGGGCTCCCGACGAAGGCCGACGCGTAAGGGCGCGGCGCGGGACGCCCGCCTCCCGGCGACACCCTCCGCCTCGGCACCGAGGCGGGGGTGCTACCGGGTCTCCAGCGAGCGGACGGTGAACGACCCGACGCCACGCGCCAGCACCGACACCGTCCCCTGACGCACCGTCGTCGTCAGAACGGGTTCGATCTCGATCCAGTCGGCGCAGATAGCGGCCTGCCCGGTCTCGGCGAACGGCGGCGGGGGCGTCATCAGGAAACCGGCGCAGCCGCCCGCCCGTCGCGGCGCGTCCTCGCCCGAGTCCGACACGACGACGTAGCGGCCGCGCTCGCGGATCACGTGCGTCGAGCCCGTGTCGCCCTCGCCGGAGCCTCCGCTGGTGGGCTGCCGCTGTCCGCTGGTGCGCCCCGGGATGAGATCCACCTGTCCCTCGAAGCGGACCTCCCCGTTGAGCCGGTACCGGACGATGGCGGCCGTCGCGCCGATCGCGTCCGGGAAATCGAACCGCACGTCGAAGCGGCCCGCGGCGGTGGCCTCATTGTAGAGCGACGCCAGCACCGCATCGCCGTCACGGACCTCGACGCCGAAGCGCCCCCCGACGGGGATCGAGAGCGGGTCGATCTCTACATCCACGCGGTCCGGCTGGCCGTCGATCTGGAATCCGCCCGCGCGGCTGCCGTCGAGACCGGACACGACCAGGGCGCCCCCCTGGAGGGCGAGGGTGGCCTCCCCCTCGGCGGCGATATCGACCCCCTGGAAGGCGACGGGGTCAGGAGTGTCGGTGTCGCAGGCGGCGAGGACCAGCGCGGCGAGGAGCAAACCGGAGAGACGAGACATGACGGTGGTGGTGGACGCCCGTAGGCTACCACCGGTCTTCCACGAGAGGGCAAGGATCAGGGCGGCTCCCGGCGACGTACGGAGACACGCCCCTCTCGACCACCTCTCTCATGCAAAGCCTCTGGAAGAGCCTCCTCGGTGGCTCCACCGGCGCCTCCGAGGACGACCTGCTCGGCGCTGTCCCGCTCTTCGAGGACCTGAGCCCTCGGGAGTTGGATGCCGTCCAGCGGCTCCTCCACCGCCGCGACTACGTCGCAGGCGAGTCCATCTTCGTGCAGGGCGAGCCCGGCCTGGGGATGTACATCATCGTTCGCGGCGTGGTCTCGATCCAGAGCGAGCCGAGCGGCCGAGAGTTGGTGGAGCTGACCGACGGGGACTTCTTCGGAGAGATCGCGCTCCTGAACGAGGTCATCCGGACGGCCACCGCACGGGCCAAGACCGACTGCACGCTGCTGAGCCTGTTCCAGCCCGACCTGCTGAGCCTCCTCGATCGCAACCCCCGCCTGGGGGTCAAGGTGCTGCTGTCGCTGGCGCGGCTCGTCGGGCTTCGGCTGGTCGAGGTCTCCGACGAGGTCGAGGCGCTGATGCGCGAGTGCGAGGATCTCCGGGAGCAGATGGGTGTGGCCGACCGGGATGGCTGAGCTCCTCGCCGAGGCCGCCCCCTCCGAGGCCGCCCGCACACCGCGTCGGCACCCGCCCGAGGTGTCGGACGAGCCCGCCGCCCCCCCGATCCCCGCGAGTTGGCTCAGCCGCTGGGTGTGGCTGCTCACCCTGGCCGCGCTCGTCGGCGTGGTGATGGTCGCGAGCGACATCGCGGGACTCGTGGTGCTCGGGAGCGTCGCCGCGTACCTCCTCGCCCCGATCGTGAACGCGCTCGAGCGCCGGGGCGTCGGGCGGACGCAGGGGGCGGCGCTGGTGCTGCTCGTCCTGCTGGCACTGGTGGGCCTCCTGATGGCGCTGGCCCTTCCGGCCGCGCTCGACCAGATCGCGTCGCTCCAGTCCCGGTGGCAGAGCGGTGAACTGCTCGACCTCGTCCGCGACATGGAGGCGTCCCTCGCCGCCCGCTTCGGGCTCGCCGACCCGTCCATGCTGGGGCTCGTCGACTCGCTGCGCGCTACCGTCGGAACCGAGCCCGGCAGTCTCATCGGCTACGTCCCGGACGCCCTGGAGACGATGGGCAACGCCTTCATCGTGCCGTTCGTCCTGTTCGCGCTGCTCAAGGACGGCCCCATGATCCGCCGTCGCCTGCTGACCGCCGTTCCGAACCGCTACTTCGAGTTCGCCATGACGGTCCTGTTCAAGGCGGACGCCCACCTGGGCGGCTACCTCCGCGGGCAGGCCTTAATCGCGCTGCTGGTCGGCTCCTCGACGGCGCTCGGGCTCGGCCTCCTGGGCGTCGAGTACTATCTCGTGTTGGGGCTGCTCACCGGGCTCGCCAACTTCGTCCCGTACGTCGGCTTCGTCGTGTCGGCCTCCCTGTCGGTGGGCGTCACCATCGTGACGACCGGCGGGATGGACCTTGTAGGACCGGTTCTGATTCTGTTCGTCGTGCTCCAGACCATCGAGAACGTGGTGTTCCAGCCCTGGATCACCGGAAAGAACGTGTCGATGCACCCCGTGATGGTCCTGCTGGCCATTCTGATCGGCGGGCGCGTGGGGGGGGTGATGGGGATGGCGCTGGGCGTGCCGGCGGCAGCGGTCCTGAAGGTGGTGTTCCTTGAGACCGTGGTCGGGCTTCGCCGATACCATCTCTAGCCCGGTTTGCCCCCTGGTGCGACCTTCTCCTCATTGATGCCCACGCCGTCCCCCTCCACTGCCCGCCTGACCGTCCGCTTCTGGGGCGTCCGGGGTTCGATTCCGACGCCGGAGGATGGCTTCCTGGGCGTCGGCGGCAACACGGCCTGCGTGGAGGTGCGCGCAGCGGACGGAACGACGCTGGTGCTGGACGCGGGGACGGGCATTCGGGCACTCGGGTACGCACTCGCGGCGGAGGCCGCCGGGCAGCCGGGCGAGGTGCACCTCGCGTTGTCTCACTTCCACTGGGACCACCTGCAGGGCCTCCCGTTCTTCGCGCCGCTCTACACGCCGGGCCAGACCGTCCGCTTCTACGCGGCGACCGATGACGACCGGATCCACGCCCTGTTGCGGGGCCAGATGACCTCGCCCTACTTCCCGGTCCCCTTCGGCGATCTCGCGGCGTCCACCGAGACCGTCCGCGTTCGCGACGGCGAGCCGTTCCAGGTCGGGCCGATGACGGTCCAGCCCTTCCCGGTGAACCACCCGCAGGGCGCGCACGGCTTCCGCATCGAGGTCGACGGCGCCGTGCTGGTCTACGCGACCGACTATGAGCACGGCTCGGCGGCGCACGACGAGGGCCTCCGGGAGGTCAGCCGGGGGGCGGACCTCCTCATCTCCGACGCTCAGTACACGCCCGACGAGTACGCTCTTCGGCAGGGCTGGGGGCACACGACCTGGGAGCACGCGACGGGACTCGCGACCTCGGCAGGCGTCGGCCGCCTGCTGCTCTTCCACCACGACCCGTCCCACGGCGACGACACGCTCGGGCGGATCTGCACGCTCGCCCGCGAGCGATTCGAGGCGACGGACCTGGCGACCGAGGGGCTCGTCGTCGAGTTGTAGGGCGGCACGCGAGCAGGTCTGCCGACCTCGGCACTGAGGCGGAGCGCCCTGAACGTTGCGAGTGAGATACGGCTCGGTCCGCGATACCAGTCTCGGCGCAGCCTTCGTTTGTAGCGGTGCGCCTGCCTCTCGTATCTTGGGGCACGTGTAGAACTCAACCGTCCGGGCCGGACACAGCCAACAGACCGATGGGCAAGCAGCGCATGAACGACAACTGGGAGCGCATGAAGGCGCAGATCCTCTCCACCTGGGCCGACATCGACGAGGCCGAGATGAAGAAGGCCCGCGGCAACCTCGGCCAGATGGTCAACCTGATCCACTCCCAGACGGGCGAGGATCGGCAGAACATCATGCGCAAGATGTCGGCCTTCCTCTAGGCCCCGACCGACCGACTCCGAGCGGCGCGCTCCCAGATGGGGGTGCGCCGCTTTTCGTTTATCCAATCCTCGGCGCCGAGGCGGACGGGGTCAGAAGCGGACGCCCGCGCTGGCGGCGGGCCACGGGAACGCAAACCAACCGTTGTCCTCTCGCGAGACCCACCGGCGACCGAACACGAGACCGGCGCCGAGCCGGAGATGCAGCCGCTCGCGTTCGTAGCGCACCCCCGTCGATGCGGTTGGGATGGCTCGAGTCCAGGACTGAGACTCGATGTCCGCGTCTCCGGGGTCGCGGTTGTACGAGAGCACGACCGACGCGCCGACATCAGCCCGCCAGCGCCCGCCGAGCGGCTGGACCACCATCGCACCGACCGGCAGGATTCGGTACGTCACTCCGTCCAGACGTGCCTGCGCGTACCCGACCGTGCCGACGAGAGGGCCGAGCACCCTGCGCTCGTAGCGGACCGAGCCTGCGACGCTCAGCCCTCCTCCTTCGACCAGTACAGTGTTTCGGGGCTCCGCCTCGGTGGAAGCCTCGGCGTTCGGATACGAGACCACCGCAGGGTGCGACCTGAGACCGTGTACGGTCTCATGCGACGAGACGACGGGCTGGGCGGCGAGCGCGGGTGTGAGCATGGCGAAAAGGACTGCGAGGAAACGTCTCATGTCAGCGGAGGTCGGGGTGGTAGTTCCAGTCGAGCGTGTCGGGGTCGAAGGAGCGGACGGGCACGAGCGTGCGCGTCAGGTAGCGGGAGGTCATCCCGCCGAACACGCCGACCGCGTCGGCAGGCCCGCCATCGGCCGGGCGGATGTTGCTGATACGGGGCAGGTAGGTCTGGTCGCGGGAGTTGTCCGCTTTCGCGCGCGCGTCGATGACGGCGGTGTACCACGGGTCGTCGAAGAGGATGTCGTCTGGCTTGCTCGACGTCGTGAACTCGAAAAATGGAGGCTGGTACCAGATCGCAAGGTCATCTGAGAGTTGTGCGAGGCGGTGGTACGCCGGAGTCACGTCCCACCTCGACGTGCGGCTGGCAGCCGTCCACCGGTCATAGCAGTCCATGCCGTCCTCGTACGCCGACGGCGTTTTAATGTGGAAGATGCTCCCTCGGAGGTGATCTCCCCGATCAGAGAACGGCAGTTGTTGCCATGACTCCAACACGAACGTCTCGGCATCGAGGCGCCGGTCTCTGTTCCCACTCCAGATCGAGACCGGCGAGGCAGGGTCGGGATCGGGATCGCATTCGAACTCCTGGACCTCCCCGATCTCCGTCCAGTCTCCCGGTCCGTGATACGTGTAGGTAGTCGGCGAGCGGATCGTATCTGGCACCGTGATCGAGGCGGGAGTTGGCGTGTGCGTCTCGGCGGTGTAGCGTCGCCCATTCGGCCACGTCACGTCGAGCCGGTACCGCGCGGCAGGCACGAGCGGAAGTGCGTGCTCGAGGTCGCCGTAGGCGCCGTGTGTCTCGTGCGCGAGCGCTACCGTCGTCTCGGTCGGTTCACCGAGCGGTCCCGTGATCGTGACCTCCGCATCTGGCTCACCGAGCGGGCGAAGGTGCAGGAATGCCGACTTGACCATCACCTGCGCCCAGAAGTCGGGCAAAAACAGTTCACGGCCGAGATTCGCCTCGGCGTCGGCGAACAGGTCGTAGTGGTCGTCCTGGGGGTCGTTGAGCGTCCCCACGAATACCTGCGGGTGGTGGATCGCGGTGTCCGGGGAGACTTCGAGGACGCCCACGATGAACGGGGTGTCCGGCGAGACCATGGCAGGTTCTCCACCGCCGAGGTCGCATCCGGCGAGCCCGACCAGGACGGCCGTGGTAAAGATGAGGAGTAGCTTGTCCATGGCTAAAGAAGGATGCGGCGGACGGGCGCAACCGGCCAGGGTGAATCGTCCGCCCGCCGCAGGCCCCGCGTAGGCGGGGGGCTCGTGGCTAGTACGGACCGACCTGCATTCGCTTGATCATGAAGGTGTATCGGAAGCCGTTGGCATCGGTCTGCACTTGCCCTTGTGGGCTCAGTCGCCTCTGTACGTTGTCGAGTGTCGCCCGGCGGTAGCCCGATTTCGTGAACACGTCGTCGTTGTGAGTCGAGAACGGGTCCGCGTCGATCTCGGTGTAGAGGTTGGCGTACGCTCCAGAGGCGAAATCGTAGGTCTGGACCGTCCCCTCCCAGTCGCCGTCGGCGCGCTTGGTGAAGTGGCGGACATCGGTGTCATCCTCGACCACGATGCCACGCCATGGTGAGGCGGTCAGCGGGTGGAGCGGAAACCCATCTTGCCCACCCTGTACAGCGAGGTACCCGAGCGGCTCAATCGAGGGGTACGGTGAGTTCTCCCACTGCCAGTCCCATGCCTGCATCCCGGTGAAGTGGTAGTCCGTCTCTTGGTGGTTCACGTCGGGCGTCTTGAACCACCGCGTGAACGCGAGGCTCGCGACCGGGACGGCGTTGTGCGTGTTTGCCGTTCCCGCTGCTGGACCGCCCGGAGGTCCATAGACCACGTACGAGTCTGCTGTGTGCGTCCCGAAGATGGTGGTCATCACGTGCGAGAAGTACGCCGTGTCGAACCGGTAGTTGTTTTTCTTCGCGAACTGCGCCGCTCCGTAGTTGTCAGTCGGCTGGACGTGCATCTGTACCTCCAGCTTGGGACCATGGTCGCTATGCTCGTCTGTGCGAAGCGTCCGAATGGCGAGGTAGTCGCTCGACAGCACATGAGACGGGAAGGTGGGCGGCCCGGTCGGTCCAGGCTCATCCGGGAGGTCTCCTCCACCGCCCCCGCCAGGGCCACAGTTGAAGGCGTCCTCGCAGGTTTCGAGCCCCGCGACCGGCGTCCGGCCATCGACGACCGGGATCGTCGAAACCACCGCGAGGATGGCGTCGGGACTGCCTTCGACGGAGAAGGTGCCCTCGGAGAACGTGACCGTGCGTTCGTCCGTCGGGTCGGCGAGTGAGACGGCTATCTTGGTGTAGGCGTCGCCGGCCACCTCGGACGCCTCGTCGAGGTCGGGGTCGCCGACGACGAACACCTCGGCGCTGCCGCCTCGTGCGTGTGCGACCGGCTCGCCGGTCGGGCTGGCGAGGTCGAGTGCCAGCAGACGATGCTCGACCTCACCGCTCGCGTGCTGGACTGCGATGTGGGTCGATGGATGCTCGGCCTCCTCGGTCGCAGTCCCCGTCACTCGCGCAGACGGCGGGGCGTTGGCGAAGAGATCCTTGAGAAGGACCGGGGCATCGTCACCCCTACGGGAAGCGGAGGTGGCCGCGATGAGGGCGGGGCCACGCACGGCGAGGTCGTCGCGGACGAGGTCCATGTAGGACCCGTCGGCGAACTCCGCTGCCGGCAGGGTCACGATGGCCTGCCCGTCAATGGGGCTGACCGTTTCCTCCGGGAGGCCTGAGGAGATCACCTGTCCACTGTCACAGGCGAAAAGCGTCATGGATGAAACGACGCAGAGAAGTAGAGAACGCATGGCGTTGTGCGAAGAGACTGCATGGCAGTCCATGAACAAAGCCTGGCCGGATCTTCACGATACAGAATTAAGAAATTAAAGTCAACACACGCTCAAGATGCGACACGTACAGCGTGACGGCCATCTACCTGTTACGACAACGACGAACGGGAAACGAGCGGCATGTCGCGGTCAGACTCGCCCCACCTCGACACCGCCCGCCTCGGCGCCGAGGCGGGGCTACTCGTCGCAGTCTCTTCGACCGAAGCGCTTCCGAACGCCCGTAGCTTCCGCCACGCCCTTCGACTCCGATGCCCGAGCCTGCCGACGCCCCCGAGACCGCCCGTCCCTTTCCGCTCGGCACCGCCGTTCCCGACGATGGTCCGCTCCGGGAGGCCTACGAGGCCCGCGTCGCCTTCCATCAGCGGACCCTGGACGCGCTGGAGCAGCAGGCCGCCGAGGTGCGCCGCGGCGGCGGCGACAAGGCCATCGCCCGGATGCACAAAAGGGGCAAGCTGACGGCGCGCGAGCGCATCGACGCGCTGGTGGACGACGGCTCCGACTTCCACGAGGTCGGTCTGTTCGTCGGCCGCGGGATGTACGAGGACGTGGGCGGCTGCCCCTCCGGCGGCACCGTGATGGGCCTCGGGCGCATCCAGGGGCGTCTGTGCATGATCGTCGCCAACGACGCCACCGTGAAAGCGGGCGCGTGGTTTCCAATCACGGCCAAGAAGAACCTCCGCGCGCAGGAGATCGCCCTGGAGAACCGGATCCCGATCGTCTACCTCGTCGACTCGGCGGGTGTCTTCTTGCCCATGCAGGACGAGATCTTCCCAGATCGTGACCACTTTGGGCGCATCTTCCGCAACAACGCGAAGCTCTCCGCGCTGGGCGTGCCGCAGATCGCGGCCATCATGGGGAGTTGCGTCGCGGGCGGGGCGTATCTGCCCATCATGTCCGACGAGAGCCTGATCGTTGACGGCACGGGCTCGGTCTTCCTGGCAGGCCCGTTCCTCGTGCAGGCCGCCATCGGCGAGGAGGTGGACGTGGAGACGCTGGGCGGGGCGACCACCCAGACCGACATCTCGGGCGTCTGCGAATACAAGATGCCCGACGACGCGACGTGCCTCGCGACCATCCGCGACCTCGTCGGCGGGCTGGGGCCCCTGCCTCGCTTCGGGTTCACCCGCGCGACACCCGAGGCGCCCGCCTTCGAGGCCGACGGCATCCTGGGCGTCTTCCCTGAGAGCCGCCAGCAGCCGTACGACACGCGCGAGCTCCTCGCCCGCATCGTGGACGCCGACAGTTGGACCGAGGTCAAGGCCGGCTACGGGCAGACGCTCGTGTGCGGCTACGCCCGCCTCGACGGGTGGTCGGTGGGCATCGTGGCGAGCCAGCGGCAGGTCGTCCGCGCGAAGGCGCCGAAGGGCAAAGCGAGCGAGATGCAGATCGGCGGGGTGATCTACGGCGACGCGGCCGACAAGGCGGCGCGCTTCGTGATGCAGTGCAATCAGAAGCGCATCCCGCTGATCTTTTTCCAGGACGCGACCGGCTTCATGGTCGGCACCCGGGCCGAGCAGGGCGGCATCATCAAGGACGGCGCCAAGCTGGTCAACGCCGTCGCCAACTCGGTCGTCCCGACGTTCACGGTCGTGGTCGGCAACTCGTTCGGCGCCGCCAACTACGCGCTCAACGGCCGCGCCTACGATCCGCGGCTGATGCTCGCCTGGCCGTCCGCGCAGATCGCGGTCATGGGCGGCAGCCAGGCTGCCAAGACGCTGCTCTCCATCGAAGAACGGACGCTCAAGAAGCAGGGCATCGAGCTCTCCGAGGAGGACCGCCAGGCGCGCCTCGACCAGATCGAGGCTCGCTACACGGAGCAGACATCGCCCGTCTATGCCGCCGCTCGCCTGTGGGTGGATGCGCTCATCGACCCGCGTCAGACCCGGCAGTGGCTGGCGACGGGCCTGGAGATGGCAGACCACAACCCCGACATGGCCGACTTCAAGGTGGGCGTGCTCCAGACGTAGGCCGAGTCAGGCCAGGAGAGCACGGGAGCGTGCCCCGCCCCCGCAAGCCTCATCCCTCACGCGCCATGCGGAGGACGAGGTACATGATGCCCACCATCCCGAGCGCAGCCCCTACGATCACGCCCCACGGCGACGAGTCCAGCCAGCGATCGGCGAGGAGGCCGAGGCCGACGAAGAAGACCATCGAGACGCCGATCTGGAGCCCCATGCCGAGGTGCGTCCCGGCCTGGCGCATGCCGTCGGTGTACGCGTCGTGGACGCCGCCCACGGTCACTTTTTTGTTCTGATAGCCTACCGGCGGCGGCGCGACCGGCTCCGCGTCGTCGTCTGGGGCACGGTCAGACCACTTGGACGCCCACTCCCGGTCTGCCCTGTCGAATCGGTCGGGGGCGTCCGCCCAGGGGTCGTCTCGCTTGGCCATGGTCAGGCCGCGTCCACGCGCGCGTTCGGCCCGACGGACCCAACGACGGTGCTGGCGCCGCCCTTTCCGCTCTTGCCTGATGCCCGCTCGGCGGCCGGTCCCATCTGGCACTGGCCGTTGAAGGTGGCCCCGTCTTCGACGACCAGCTTCCCCGTTCGGATGTCGCCGTCGATCACCGCAGACGCCTTGAGCACCAGCCGCTCCGTGACGACCACCTTGCCGCGCACGGTGCCCGCGATCTCCGCGCTGGTCGAGACCACCTCGCCCTCGACGACCCCACCCGGCATCACCATCGTCCGGCCCTCCACCTCGACGTTGCCGTCGACGGTGCCCGAGATGTTGACGTTGCCGCTGGAGCGGAGCGTCCCCTCGACCGTCGTGGACGCACCGATGATGTTGTGTTGTTCGGCGGGGTTGCCCGAAAAGGCGGCGGCAGGCTTGGCCATGGCGGTGGAAGAGTCGGAACGAAAGAGGGCCATTGCGATCAGGGCGCGACGAGGAAAGCGGCGGGATCCTGCGCGAGTCCGTCGCGCCACAACTCGAAGTGAAGGTGCGGCCCGGAGGTGATTTCCCCCGTGTTGCCACTCAGAGCGAGCGTCTCCCGCACGCGGACCCGCTCCCCGACCCGCATCTGGAGCCGACTGTTGTGCTTGTAGACCGAAAGGTAGCCGCCAGGGTGCTGGACGGCAATCGTGTGCCCGCCGCCCTGGGTCCAGTCGGCGAAGACCACGTACCCGTCCGCGAACGCGCGAACGGGCGTGCCCTCCGTCGCGGCCAGGTCAATGCCGAAGTGCCCGCGGCCCGCGTCGAACCCGCGCGACGGGACGCCGTCGACCGGCGGGAGCGAGGGCAGGCGGAGCCCATCGAGGTAGCCCCGGGCGGCACGGGCGTCCCGGCCTTCGCCCTCCCCGGCAGGCCCGAGCGTCGAGAGCGGAAGCGCGGGCTGCGCGTGGTCTCCCCCCTCGGCCGGAGCGGCAGGTGCGGCCTGTGGCTCCGCCTCGGCATCGAGGTCGGGCAAGGCGAAGGCGGCCGGGTCGAGCACGTCCTCTCCGAGATCGTCCATCTCGCCGGTGATGATGGCCCGGAGCTGGGCGATCTGCTGGTACTGAAGCGCCAGCGAGTCCTCGAGGGCCGCGGCGCGCTGCGCGTTGGTCTCGGCGACCCCACGCAACTCCCCCGTCCCCGGCCCCATGATGAGCCCGCGGAGGGGTGTCAGCACCACCACCGCGACCAGCACCGCGCCCAGCACCACGACTCCGATGATGGCCGCGTACAGGGCGTAGCCCGGCCGCACGTCGTACTGGCGGGGGGTGCTCATCGTATCCGGTTCGAGCACGATCACCGTGCGTGACGAGCCGGGATGGGAGAAGAGGTCGCGGAGGAAGTCGGTCACGTGCGGAGGCGCGGTCGGCAGGCCGAAACAGGCCATGGTGTTCGTGTCATCTGCATACGTCACAGCGTGCAGCCTCCTAACTTACCCGGCTCCGAACCCCTCTGACGCCGTCCTGTGACGGCTGACCGCCAGCACAGCTGGCCACTGTTTCATGCCGCAGCATAAGTCCGCCGCCAAGCGTGTCCGCCAGGACGCCAAGCGCCGCCTCCGCAACCGGTACCACAAGGTCCGCGTGCGCACGATGATCAAGGATCTCCAGGCCGAGACCGACCCGACCCTGGCCCAGGAGAAGCTCAACGCCATCAAGGCGAAGCTCGACCGCCTCGCCGGGAGCCGCGTGCTTCATCCGAACAAGGCCGCCCACACGAAGAGCCAGCTCGAGCGCCACGTCAGTTCGCTGGTCTAGGAAAGAATGCGCCCGCTCCGCACGTGCGGCCGGGCCGGCCAGTCGGCACTCTTCAGGTAGGCGGGAGTGTCCGGTGCGCCACGAGGCGAGGCCGTGGCTGC from Rubrivirga sp. SAORIC476 encodes the following:
- a CDS encoding polymer-forming cytoskeletal protein; amino-acid sequence: MAKPAAAFSGNPAEQHNIIGASTTVEGTLRSSGNVNISGTVDGNVEVEGRTMVMPGGVVEGEVVSTSAEIAGTVRGKVVVTERLVLKASAVIDGDIRTGKLVVEDGATFNGQCQMGPAAERASGKSGKGGASTVVGSVGPNARVDAA
- a CDS encoding acyl-CoA carboxylase subunit beta, with the protein product MPEPADAPETARPFPLGTAVPDDGPLREAYEARVAFHQRTLDALEQQAAEVRRGGGDKAIARMHKRGKLTARERIDALVDDGSDFHEVGLFVGRGMYEDVGGCPSGGTVMGLGRIQGRLCMIVANDATVKAGAWFPITAKKNLRAQEIALENRIPIVYLVDSAGVFLPMQDEIFPDRDHFGRIFRNNAKLSALGVPQIAAIMGSCVAGGAYLPIMSDESLIVDGTGSVFLAGPFLVQAAIGEEVDVETLGGATTQTDISGVCEYKMPDDATCLATIRDLVGGLGPLPRFGFTRATPEAPAFEADGILGVFPESRQQPYDTRELLARIVDADSWTEVKAGYGQTLVCGYARLDGWSVGIVASQRQVVRAKAPKGKASEMQIGGVIYGDAADKAARFVMQCNQKRIPLIFFQDATGFMVGTRAEQGGIIKDGAKLVNAVANSVVPTFTVVVGNSFGAANYALNGRAYDPRLMLAWPSAQIAVMGGSQAAKTLLSIEERTLKKQGIELSEEDRQARLDQIEARYTEQTSPVYAAARLWVDALIDPRQTRQWLATGLEMADHNPDMADFKVGVLQT
- the rpsT gene encoding 30S ribosomal protein S20, translated to MPQHKSAAKRVRQDAKRRLRNRYHKVRVRTMIKDLQAETDPTLAQEKLNAIKAKLDRLAGSRVLHPNKAAHTKSQLERHVSSLV
- a CDS encoding M23 family metallopeptidase, translated to MACFGLPTAPPHVTDFLRDLFSHPGSSRTVIVLEPDTMSTPRQYDVRPGYALYAAIIGVVVLGAVLVAVVVLTPLRGLIMGPGTGELRGVAETNAQRAAALEDSLALQYQQIAQLRAIITGEMDDLGEDVLDPAAFALPDLDAEAEPQAAPAAPAEGGDHAQPALPLSTLGPAGEGEGRDARAARGYLDGLRLPSLPPVDGVPSRGFDAGRGHFGIDLAATEGTPVRAFADGYVVFADWTQGGGHTIAVQHPGGYLSVYKHNSRLQMRVGERVRVRETLALSGNTGEITSGPHLHFELWRDGLAQDPAAFLVAP
- a CDS encoding general stress protein CsbD; amino-acid sequence: MGKQRMNDNWERMKAQILSTWADIDEAEMKKARGNLGQMVNLIHSQTGEDRQNIMRKMSAFL
- a CDS encoding AtpZ/AtpI family protein; protein product: MAKRDDPWADAPDRFDRADREWASKWSDRAPDDDAEPVAPPPVGYQNKKVTVGGVHDAYTDGMRQAGTHLGMGLQIGVSMVFFVGLGLLADRWLDSSPWGVIVGAALGMVGIMYLVLRMAREG